One segment of Gadus chalcogrammus isolate NIFS_2021 chromosome 8, NIFS_Gcha_1.0, whole genome shotgun sequence DNA contains the following:
- the LOC130386920 gene encoding histone-lysine N-methyltransferase PRDM9-like codes for MSKLHEMRALVNQMLTTAIETLFVEFQKTITEYDNEIVRLKEENDRKGKLLDRVLDPVGYLHNAGCEESFSGDEAVVFPEQQQERTSQYLSGPNQVGPDSLPPKDEPEEVTPRHVGTDFQSTKEDLKQLIQSPKEINLSFIKEEPQDCFSGPEDIQRNPAEEIEEADRLFWSLLSENNPERRSSPYRSQSERRWAEPPLAFASAVQQQQQQHGPPNPYRPGQGPQPAPARRHICPVCNKGHARNSKLIIHMRVHTGEKPFACPQCGNRFSQSGALTAHMKGHTGERPHGCTVCGKSFVNKCNLTKHVQVHSAYKPYGCTVCGKRFNFKQALKVHKCPQASGLQVTCGACGRGFSRKATLAVHVRHHCPGAMALDDAGHCAGAPDGRYAAAGDGSGSTDAATTAARWPMSCQTMSY; via the exons ATGTCTAAACTACATGAAATGAGAGCTCTGGTAAACCAGATGCTTACTACAGCTATTGAAACATTATTCGTGGAATTTCAGAAAACGATAACTGAATATGACAATGAAATCGTTCGTTTAAAAGAAGAAAACGATCGCAAAGGCAAGCTGCTGGACAGAGTTTTGGACCCAGTGGGGTATTTACACAACGCTG GCTGCGAGGAGTCCTTTTCAGGAGATGAGGCAGTGGTTTTCCCAGAGCAGCAACAGGAGCGAACCTCACAGTACCTCAGTGGACCAAACCAGGTGGGGCCTGATTCCCTGCCCCCTAAAGACGAACCAGAGGAAGTCACCCCAAGGCACGTGGGGACCGACTTCCAAAGCACCAAAGAAGATCTCAAACAATTAATCCAAAGCCCGAAAGAAATCAACCTTAGTTTCATTAAGGAAGAACCGCAGGATTGCTTCAGCGGACCGGAAGACATCCAAAGAAATCCCGCGGAGGAAATCGAGGAAGCCGACCGTTTGTTTTGGAGTTTACTCTCCGAGAATAACCCGGAGCGACGCTCGTCGCCTTACAGGAGCCAGTCGGAGAGGCGATGGGCTGAGCCTCCACTGGCCTTCGCCTCGGcagtacagcagcagcagcagcagcatggaCCCCCGAACCCTTACCGGCCAGGTCAGGGGCCACAACCGGCCCCCGCACGGCGACACATTTGTCCGGTGTGCAACAAAGGCCACGCCCGCAACTCCAAGCTCATCATCCACATGAGGGTGCACACGGGGGAGAAGCCTTTCGCCTGCCCCCAGTGCGGCAACCGCTTCAGCCAGAGCGGCGCGCTGACGGCCCACATGAAGGGCCACACGGGCGAGAGGCCCCACGGCTGCACCGTCTGCGGCAAGAGCTTCGTCAACAAGTGCAACCTCACCAAGCACGTGCAGGTGCACAGCGCGTACAAGCCCTACGGCTGCACCGTGTGCGGGAAGAGGTTTAACTTCAAGCAGGCGCTGAAGGTCCACAAGTGCCCGCAGGCGAGCGGCCTGCAGGTCACCTGTGGCGCCTGCGGCCGGGGCTTCTCTCGCAAGGCCACTCTGGCGGTGCACGTGAGGCACCACTGCCCCGGGGCGATGGCGCTGGACGACGCCGGACACTGCGCCGGGGCACCGGACGGACGCTATGCAGCCGCCGGAGACGGGTCGGGATCGACCGACGCCGCCACCACCGCTGCCCGCTGGCCGATGTCGTGCCAGACAATGAGTTATTAG